One stretch of Juglans microcarpa x Juglans regia isolate MS1-56 chromosome 3D, Jm3101_v1.0, whole genome shotgun sequence DNA includes these proteins:
- the LOC121253915 gene encoding MLP-like protein 43 produces MSSSLSGKLSIEVEAKSSAPALYEANSKRFYEIPKLCPNFIQKVDLVEGNRENVGAVINWHFLFEGKTVNSQEILESIDDEKLSVTFKVIGGLLVEAYKSFKFVFQAIPKKQGCLARWTVEYEKLNEEIPDPKEMLQFAADLIKEMDDNLMIKRKEYL; encoded by the exons atgtcATCTTCTCTGTCTGGTAAGTTAAGTATTGAAGTAGAGGCAAAGTCATCTGCTCCTGCTTTATATGAGGCTAACTCGAAACGATTCTACGAGATACCAAAACTTTGCCCTAACTTTATACAGAAGGTTGATTTAGTAGAAGGTAATCGGGAAAATGTGGGTGCTGTCATAAACTGGCATTTCTTATTCG AGGGGAAAACTGTGAATTCCCAGGAGATATTGGAGAGCATAGATGATGAGAAACTATCCGTCACTTTCAAGGTGATAGGAGGATTACTCGTAGAGGCGTACAAAAGTTTCAAGTTCGTTTTTCAGGCCATTCCAAAGAAACAGGGATGCTTAGCCCGTTGGACAGTTGAATATGAGAAACTTAACGAGGAGATTCCAGATCCAAAAGAAATGCTTCAGTTTGCAGCTGATCTTATCAAAGAGATGGATGATAATCTTATGATCAAGCGCAAGGAGTACCTGTGA